Genomic window (Subtercola endophyticus):
CGACGAAGACGGCCCGCAGCGTCTCATCCGGCTTCGCCCCGAGGCCGATTCGGGGCGCTGACCGCCCGCGCGACGGAACAGAACCGACCGAACGGAATCGACCCGAACTGAACTGATCGATACACCTCAGAAACTGCCGCGAAACAGACACGAAACCGGCGGACCCTAGATTGAACTGAACAATTCACTTTCTTGTTCCCTTCAACATAAAGGACGACCATGAACCCGAGCCCCGCCCTCTCCCGTCCGTTCGACCGCCGTCAGTTCTTGAGATTCGCCGGCATCGGCGGCGCTGCCATCGGAGGGGCCGCCGTCTTGGCCGCCTGCTCGACAGGCAGCCCGACCTCGGTCGCATCGACGGCAGCCGCCGCCGCCGGAAGCTTCGGCACCATCGGCCTCGCGCTGAGCTGGATCAAGAACGTCGAGTTCGCCGGCGAATACTTCGCCACCGACAAGGGCTATTTCACGAGCGCCGGCTTCGACGAAGTCACCCTGCTCGCCGGAGGCGGCCAGACGTCACCGGTCGAGACCGTGGTCAGTGGTCAGGCACTCGTCGGATTGGTAGCCGACGGCAGTCAGGTCGGAGCATCCGTTTCGCAAGGAGCGCCGATCAAGATCATCGGCGCGCACCTGGTGAAGAGCGCGAGCTGCCTGCTTTCGCTGGAGGAGAAGACGCCGATCAAGACTCTGGCCGAGGTGAAGGGCAAGAAGATCGGCCTTCAGGCGTCGGTGATTCCCGAGTTTCAGGCGCTTCTCGAGCTCAACGGCATGACGATCGACGATATCGAGGTCGTCACTGTGCAGTACGACATCGCCCCCCTGATCTCCGGCGCGTGCGACGCGTTCTGCTCGTTCGCAACGAATGAGCCGCTCATCGCCGAAGAAGACGGCTATACCCCCGTGATCATGTACTTCGCCGACTACGGGCTGCCCCTAGTGGGCGACGCGATCATCGCAACCGAAGATACGATCAACAGCAAGCGCGACCTGCTGAAGGCGTTCTTGAAGGCCGAATCACAGGGCTGGGCCGATGCGATCAACAACCCCACCCAGTCGGCCACTTACGCCGTCACGAAATTCGGCGCCGATCAAGATCTCAACCAAGACCAGCAAGTCGCCGAGATCAAGGCGCAGAGTCTGCTGATGGTCGACGCCGATGTGCTGAAAAACGGCCTGCTCACCATCAGCGACGACCTCATCGCCGGCAATGTGAAGGCCATGGTGGCGCTCGGGTACACGGTGACCGCGGACATGTTCGATCTCAGCTTGCTGAAAGAGGTGTACAGCGAGAACCCCGACCTCATTGTGAGCCTGCCCGTGTCGACCGCGAGCTGATCACAAAGTCACTAGCCTGACATCTATGGCAGATCGCAAGAATGAACGACAGAGGCTCCTCACTCTGGTCGGAGATGTAATTCTCGCAGAAGGTGTCAGCACTCTGAGCTTGAGCGGGCTCGCCCGCTCCATCGGCTCGAACAATCGCATGCTGCTGTACTATTTCGGCTCGAAAGAAGATCTGCTGGCCGAGGCCACCTTGGAGGTCTTTCGCCGGTTTCCGAGAATCAGTACCATGACCGCAGGGCTGATCGGCGAGTCACCGCTCGCCGATCGGCTCGTCGCGGGGTGGCTCGCGCTGAGTCACCCCGACAACCTGCCCTTTCTGCGGCTGTTCTTCGAGACCTTCGGCGTCGCCTCGCACGCGCCCGAACAGAATCAGTCGCTTCTGAATACCATGGGCACGAACTGGGCGGATGATCTGACAAACGCCCTCAGGAGAGACGGCCTGAGCGAGGCCGACGCGCGGATGCTCGGGGTGCAGGTGCTGGCCCTGTGGCGCGGTCTGCAGTTCGACCTCGTGCGAGGCACTCCTGCCGAGGTGCTCGACGCCGCGCATCCGCCCGCCATCAGAGCGCTGCTCGCGCCCTACGGCAAGTAGCGGAGTCGGCGCTCGCCGCACGTGCGGCTGACGCGCACCACGCCTCTCAGCGGTTAACCACGGCTAGCCGCGGCTGCCGTTCGGCTAACCGCGGCTGCCGAGAGATTCTCAGCGGCTGCCGAGAGACTATCCGCGGCGGAACCGGGCTCCCGGGTGCGCATCCGGCAGCAGCTTGTTGCCCTCACCGAAAAGCTGCTCGCGCAGGGTCGTTCCGGTCGGGGCGTCTTTAAGCAGGCCGCGCTTTCGCAACTCAGGCATGACCTTTTCGAAGAACACGTTGTGCGATCCATCGGACTCGGGCTGCACGAGGAGCCCGTCCGCACCCGTCTCTTCGAGGAGCGCGACAGCCTGATCGACGGCCTCTTCGGCCGTGCCGAGGAACGGCTTGCCCATTACCCCGTTGCTGCGGAACTCCGTGAGGATCTCGCGCACGGTCGGCGCGTTCGGGCCGAGAAACCGCTCCACATTCGTGCGGCCGTTGTCGGAGTTGGCAGCGGATTCGGGAATCGGCTTGTCGAAATCAAGCGACAGCAGGTCGATTCCGGTGAAGTACGCGTAAAGAGTCGCCGCGTGCTCGAGGCTAACCGACTCGGTCAACGCTTGATGATCGGCCACCGCTTGCTCGTGCGTGTCGGCCACACGGAAGGTGCCCGCGATCAGGCACTTCACGGCATCGCGCCCGCGCCCGTTCTCTTCGGCGAGCCGCTTGATGTCAGAGATCTGGTCGGCGAGAGCCTGAGATTCGGCAGCGAGAAAGACCGCCTCGGCGTACTTCGCCGCGAGCGCACGCCCCGGCGCCGACGCGCCCGCCTGAAACAGCGTGGGCGTCACCTGCGGGCTCGGCGGCGTGACGAGCACGCCCTTCGCCGAGAAGTAGGGTCCGTCGTGCTCGATCTCGTGCACCTTGGTGGGGTCGGCCCAGGTTCCCGTCGCTCGGTCATGCTTGAACGCATCGCTCTCCCAGCAGCCTTCCCAGTACTTCAGCGACAGCTCGACGTGATCGTCGGCCTTCGCGTACCGGTCGTCGTGCGGCATCAGCGGCTCGCCGAAGAGCAGTGCCGAGCCGGCCTGTCCCGACCCGGTCACGATGTTCCAGCCGATGCGGCCCTTCGTGAGATGGTCGAGCGTGCGATATTGCCGCGTCACGATCGGCGGCTTCTCCACCGTCGTGGAGATGGTCGTGACGAGCCCGAGGGAGGTCGTGACCGAGGCCATTGCCGACATGAGCATCTGGGCATCCACTGTCGAGAACTGCACATTACGTTCGATCGACGTCGGGATGATCGACCCGTTCAGTGTCGGGTAGCCGTACGAATCGGCGAGGAATAAGAAGTCGGCGCCGGCCGCCTCGCACTTCTTCGCGAGGTCGGTCCAGTAGTCGAGGTCGGTGAAATTCGCGTCGGCCTCGCGGCCCGCGATCTTCCACGTGGGGCGCACTCCCCCGGTCTGAAACATTCCGATCGTAATCTTCTGGCTCATGTCATCTCTCCCGACTCGACACTTCGACGCGAGGCTCAGCGCCCAAAGTGAATTGATCAGTTCAACATTAGACAGATCATGTTACGGGCGTGTATCGCAGTCGCGCACACCGTGTTACGAGCTGCCGGATGCCGGCCGCACTGCCCCTCCGCTTCCGTGTCCTCGCAAGTGACGACTGTCGGGCTCTGCCGCGTGCTGCCAGAGTGGAGTCATGCTGTCGAGCCACCCGCTCACCGTTGTGGCGGCAGTCTTTGTGGCATCAGCGCTGACAGCCGGGTTGGTCGGATGCACTGGAACGAACGCCGGCCCGTCGCCCTCGGCAACCGTTCGGGCCACGGAATCGGCAGCCGCAGCGGCAGCCGCGCCAAGCACATCGGCACCCGCACCGTCGCCGGCACCGGTACCGGCACCGGTGGAGTCGACGGACTCGACGTTCCGTCCGGTCGACTCAGGCTCGCGAACCGGCGCGAGCGGATCGACATCGAGCGACTCGACGGGCACGACAGGCCGGTATGTCGTGGCTGACGGCGACACTCTGATCGACATCTCGTTTCGATTCGGCGTCGACGTCACCGAGCTCGTTGGCGCGAGCGACACACGATACGACTACGGGTCTTCGAGCATCCAACCCGGCGACGTGATCACGTTCAAGTCGGCGCCGTTTGGCCACCAGTGACGAGGGACAACACCCATCACCGCGCCGCCGGGCGCGGCCGCTCGTCGCAGTGGGCACGCTGATCGCAGCCGTCGCGCTCGGCGGGTGCTCGATGAGCCTCGAGAGCCCGCAGCCGTCCGCCACGCCATCCGTCGATGTCAGCCGCAACTACACGCCGGGCACTCCGTCGACCGTGGCAGGGGCCGCCGCCCCGGCCGCCCCTGTCGACCGGGTGAAGCATCGCGGCACCCGGGCGACCCCCGAGGAGTTATTCGCCAGGCTCTTCGAGGCGGAAACCGACCTTCAAGGTCACCTGGAAGTTCGCGATGGCGCCGCCCTCGATCTCCCCGCGCGTGCCGACGACCTCGAACCAGTCGATGTTGCGGATGGTCTCGCTGGCGCGCGCGATGCCGTTCCGGATCGCAGCATCCGTTCCCTCGGGCGACGTGCCGACGATCTCGGTCAGGCGATAGGTGTGATTGGCCATGATGTACTCCTTTGTGTTCAATGAACCGTTCACCACCGACCATACGGGCCCGGCATTCTGCGCGCTCGAATTGTGACGAAAAGAACGATCGGCAGCATGATGGAAGCAACGTCGTCTGCGAGCGAGCGAGCGAGCGAAGGAGAACATCATGAGCGAGCTCGGCCCAGACTTCGACCCGCGCTGGCATCCGATCTGGACTCAGGCGATGACCGACTTTCGCGGCGAAGACGAAGAAGAGCCGTTCGTCGACGTAACGGTGCGGATGACCGTTCCGGCCAGCATCGCAGGCACCGGCATCCGCGCGGAGCTCAGCAACCTCTTCGGCGACGAACCGGTGGTCATCGCACACGGCGCCATCGGGGTCGACAGCGGCACCGGCAGCAGGCCCGGCGGCGGCCCCGGCGGCGGCCCCGGCACCTGGTTCGTCGACGTGACTTTCAACGGGCATCCCTCTGTCGAGATACCGGCGGGCGAGTCGCGATGGAGCGATGCGGTCACGGTGGCCGTAGCCCACTCAGGCTCCATCGTCGTCGACCTCTACCTGCCCGAACCGACACCGTACGCTACGGCCAACGGATTCACGTTCCAGCGATCAGCGCACGGCGACTTCGTCGGATCAAGCGCGTTTCCCTTCGCCGACTCAACGCCGCAGTCCGACGGTGAGTCGGGCGAGGTGCCGACATCCGAACCCGAACCCGAACCCGAGGGAACCGGCTGGTCGCTCCCCGCCGGAGGCCCGTTCCTTCGCACACTCGAAGTCGCGGGCCCCAGGCCACGAGCCGTCATCGTCTGCCTCGGCAGCTCGAGCACAGCGATGGGGTGGCCGCAATTCACTGCCGGCCTCCTTTCCGCCGACGCCCGTATCGCCGTTCTCAACCGCGGAATCGCCGGCAACCGCCTCCGCCTCGATGCGCCACAGCCGACCCCATCGTGGGGCCGGGCAGGGCTGTCTCGCTTCGACGAAGACGTGCTGGGCACCGCCGGCGCGACGCACGTGGTGATCGCCTACAACAGCAATGACTTCGGCCTTCCGGGCCGAGTCACGTCGGCTGACGAGATGCCTACGACCGCGCAGATGATCGACGCGTACGAAGAACTCGTCGACCGGTCCCACGCCGCAGGGCTCACGGTGATCCTCGCCACCATCACCCCGCTCAGCCCAGAGCTCGCGCTCGACACGATCAGAGAGGGCCTCCGTCGTGCGATCAACGAGTGGATGCGAGCATCCGCTCACCCGCTCGTCGACTTCGACGCGGCCATCCGGTCGGAGACAAACCCGTCGCGGCTCGACGCCGCATACGCCGCCCCGGATGACACGCATCCCAACGTCAACGGCGAGAAACGCCTGGCGCAAGCGATGCTCGACGCGCTGCAGCGGCTTCCCGGATTCGCCATCTAACGCTCGCTCTCCTTCGAGAAGGCATACTCGAACGATGAGCGCAGTACCCGTGCCCGACTCGCCCAGTCTTCGCCCGGCAGACCTCGGCGACAGAACGGAGTGTGTCGCCTTATGGGTGCAAGCGTGCGCCGAGCGGGATGGCCAGGCCTACCCCGGCGTTGCCGAACGCGCCGCGCCCAAGTTCGACGACCGCGTCGCGTGGATCGTGGCCGAGCATCCCGCGGGCGAGATCGTCGGCTTCGCTTTAGCGACGAAGCCGGGCAGCGCTGATCAGAGCGATCCGCCCGCCGCAGCCGTGCTCGGCCTGCTCGCTGTCGACCCGCACGTGCAGATGGCCGGCCTGGGCCGAAAGCTGCTCGCGAAAATCACGGGCGAACTCGCTGATCTCGGTTTCGAGCAAGCCGTTCTGCACGTCTTGTCAGAGAACACGGCAGCCATTCGGCTGTACGAATCGGCAGGCTGGATGCCCGTCGGACCGCCCATCGAACACTCCCTGCTGAAGCGACCATCGCAGACCTACGTCGTGGAACTCGCCTGAGAACCGTGCTGTCGAGGCCGCAGGTCACCAGCCGAGAGTGCCCGGAGCTCCCTTGAACGGACCGACGACGCGGGAGGTGATCCAGCCGCCGTAGAAGTCGCCTTCTTGGCTCGTCACAACCTCGCCGCCGACCGAGCACTGTTGCATAGCCGACGGATACACGGCGACCCGCCCGACGAGCGACTCGTATCCCGGCGAGGGGTTCGGGTAGAACCAGGCGGCGCGGGATGCCTCCAGTGAGCCGCCACGCACCGAGAGGTACCCGGCGAGACCCTTGAATTCGCAGAACGACTGGCCCGGGGCATCCACCAGCGACCCCGGCCGAAAGGCCGCAGTCGGCAGGTAGTACACCGGCGGATGGCTCGTCTCGAGCACCCGCACCGAATCGGTCGTGTCGACGATCGTTTCACCGCCGAACACGATGACGACGCGCTCGCTCGAGGGTTCGGCGCGGGGTGGCCGCGGATAGTCCCACACAGATTCCTGGCCGGCGGCCGGCACCTCGCGAACGACTCGCCTGCTCTTCATGCTGCGACGCTAGCGGCAGAGCCCGAACGCTAGCTGTGCCGACACCTCAGACCTGGGAATGTCACCTAGCGCGCAATCGACTCCGGCGACCGCTCGCACGAGGGTCGCCGGAGTCGACTCTACGCTGACGGAAGAGCGAGCTTTCCCGAACGGAGGGCGGAGATGACGCCACCGTCGACGAGCAGATCGGTGCCCGTGATGAAACTCGAGCGCGGGTCGAGCAGAAACTCCGTTGCGTTCGCGATGTCTTCTGGCGTTCCGAGTCGCTTCGTCGCCGAAGCATCGAGCATCGCGCGCATGCCCGCGCCCCCGGGGCCGGCCAGTTCGAGTCGTCCCATCGGAGTCGAGATGATGCCGGGGCTGATCGAGTTGATGCGTGCATCGCGTTCGCCCCAGGCCGCCGCAGCAGCCGCGGGGGTGATCATCCGGCCGCTTCGGTCGGGGTCTGAACACGCCGTCACGTTTCTGTGCTGGCGAGGCAATCGAGACACCGAGGGCGATCTGGGGCCGCTTCTCACCCTCGCGCGTCAGCGATTCGAGACGCCGCTCGACCTCTGAGCCGCGCTGCAGCGCCCCGCAGCGGGCCACAGCGCCACACCGCGCGCCGCCGATCGGTGCGCCTAGAGTGGGCTCTGTGAACGGAACAGGCGACGACGCCGCATCGATGCCGGCACCCCCTCTCGACCCGGAGCTGCGGGCCGGGCTCGCGATCGTCGGTGGAGTGTTTCCCCCCACTGTGACACCCGAGCTCGTGCCATTCATGCGCCGATCGTACGCGTCGATGCCGTACGACCAGATCGTCGGCGACCGACCGATCATTCGCACCGATCACACCCTCAACGGCTGGCAGGGCGCCGAGATCGAGGCCTCGGTACTGCGGCCCCGGGGAGAGGGCCGAGCGAGGCCCGTCATCCTCTTCCTGCACTCCGGCGGCCTGATGTTCGGTGACCGATTCAGCGGCATCGACCTAGCGGTCGAGTGGATCAC
Coding sequences:
- a CDS encoding GDSL-type esterase/lipase family protein, with translation MSELGPDFDPRWHPIWTQAMTDFRGEDEEEPFVDVTVRMTVPASIAGTGIRAELSNLFGDEPVVIAHGAIGVDSGTGSRPGGGPGGGPGTWFVDVTFNGHPSVEIPAGESRWSDAVTVAVAHSGSIVVDLYLPEPTPYATANGFTFQRSAHGDFVGSSAFPFADSTPQSDGESGEVPTSEPEPEPEGTGWSLPAGGPFLRTLEVAGPRPRAVIVCLGSSSTAMGWPQFTAGLLSADARIAVLNRGIAGNRLRLDAPQPTPSWGRAGLSRFDEDVLGTAGATHVVIAYNSNDFGLPGRVTSADEMPTTAQMIDAYEELVDRSHAAGLTVILATITPLSPELALDTIREGLRRAINEWMRASAHPLVDFDAAIRSETNPSRLDAAYAAPDDTHPNVNGEKRLAQAMLDALQRLPGFAI
- a CDS encoding SDR family oxidoreductase is translated as MITPAAAAAAWGERDARINSISPGIISTPMGRLELAGPGGAGMRAMLDASATKRLGTPEDIANATEFLLDPRSSFITGTDLLVDGGVISALRSGKLALPSA
- a CDS encoding LysM peptidoglycan-binding domain-containing protein translates to MLSSHPLTVVAAVFVASALTAGLVGCTGTNAGPSPSATVRATESAAAAAAAPSTSAPAPSPAPVPAPVESTDSTFRPVDSGSRTGASGSTSSDSTGTTGRYVVADGDTLIDISFRFGVDVTELVGASDTRYDYGSSSIQPGDVITFKSAPFGHQ
- a CDS encoding TetR/AcrR family transcriptional regulator gives rise to the protein MADRKNERQRLLTLVGDVILAEGVSTLSLSGLARSIGSNNRMLLYYFGSKEDLLAEATLEVFRRFPRISTMTAGLIGESPLADRLVAGWLALSHPDNLPFLRLFFETFGVASHAPEQNQSLLNTMGTNWADDLTNALRRDGLSEADARMLGVQVLALWRGLQFDLVRGTPAEVLDAAHPPAIRALLAPYGK
- a CDS encoding GNAT family N-acetyltransferase, which codes for MSAVPVPDSPSLRPADLGDRTECVALWVQACAERDGQAYPGVAERAAPKFDDRVAWIVAEHPAGEIVGFALATKPGSADQSDPPAAAVLGLLAVDPHVQMAGLGRKLLAKITGELADLGFEQAVLHVLSENTAAIRLYESAGWMPVGPPIEHSLLKRPSQTYVVELA
- a CDS encoding ABC transporter substrate-binding protein → MNPSPALSRPFDRRQFLRFAGIGGAAIGGAAVLAACSTGSPTSVASTAAAAAGSFGTIGLALSWIKNVEFAGEYFATDKGYFTSAGFDEVTLLAGGGQTSPVETVVSGQALVGLVADGSQVGASVSQGAPIKIIGAHLVKSASCLLSLEEKTPIKTLAEVKGKKIGLQASVIPEFQALLELNGMTIDDIEVVTVQYDIAPLISGACDAFCSFATNEPLIAEEDGYTPVIMYFADYGLPLVGDAIIATEDTINSKRDLLKAFLKAESQGWADAINNPTQSATYAVTKFGADQDLNQDQQVAEIKAQSLLMVDADVLKNGLLTISDDLIAGNVKAMVALGYTVTADMFDLSLLKEVYSENPDLIVSLPVSTAS
- a CDS encoding dodecin → MANHTYRLTEIVGTSPEGTDAAIRNGIARASETIRNIDWFEVVGTRGEIEGGAIANFQVTLKVGFRLEEPGE
- a CDS encoding NtaA/DmoA family FMN-dependent monooxygenase (This protein belongs to a clade of FMN-dependent monooxygenases, within a broader family of flavin-dependent oxidoreductases, the luciferase-like monooxygenase (LMM) family, some of whose members use coenzyme F420 rather than FMN.), yielding MSQKITIGMFQTGGVRPTWKIAGREADANFTDLDYWTDLAKKCEAAGADFLFLADSYGYPTLNGSIIPTSIERNVQFSTVDAQMLMSAMASVTTSLGLVTTISTTVEKPPIVTRQYRTLDHLTKGRIGWNIVTGSGQAGSALLFGEPLMPHDDRYAKADDHVELSLKYWEGCWESDAFKHDRATGTWADPTKVHEIEHDGPYFSAKGVLVTPPSPQVTPTLFQAGASAPGRALAAKYAEAVFLAAESQALADQISDIKRLAEENGRGRDAVKCLIAGTFRVADTHEQAVADHQALTESVSLEHAATLYAYFTGIDLLSLDFDKPIPESAANSDNGRTNVERFLGPNAPTVREILTEFRSNGVMGKPFLGTAEEAVDQAVALLEETGADGLLVQPESDGSHNVFFEKVMPELRKRGLLKDAPTGTTLREQLFGEGNKLLPDAHPGARFRRG
- a CDS encoding DUF427 domain-containing protein; protein product: MKSRRVVREVPAAGQESVWDYPRPPRAEPSSERVVIVFGGETIVDTTDSVRVLETSHPPVYYLPTAAFRPGSLVDAPGQSFCEFKGLAGYLSVRGGSLEASRAAWFYPNPSPGYESLVGRVAVYPSAMQQCSVGGEVVTSQEGDFYGGWITSRVVGPFKGAPGTLGW